A window of Methanolobus sediminis contains these coding sequences:
- a CDS encoding nitroreductase family protein yields MGVTENSVIENIKTRRSVREYVDEDVSDEDIKTIIDAGVHAPSAFNSQPWFFVVIKNREMMTRISDHCKPRLLEKLEEATGESIEEMKKYLSMEEFNIFYDAPVLVIILGNNAAITADYDCTLCAENMMLAAHSMGIGSCWIGSACFVQESAELLDELGITPDYRVVAPIVFGYEVTVTEEPPKKEPQIVWVR; encoded by the coding sequence ATGGGAGTAACAGAAAATTCTGTAATTGAAAATATAAAGACCAGAAGAAGCGTTCGTGAATACGTGGATGAGGATGTAAGTGATGAGGATATCAAAACCATAATTGATGCAGGTGTCCATGCACCTTCGGCTTTCAACAGTCAGCCCTGGTTCTTTGTTGTGATTAAGAACCGTGAAATGATGACGCGCATTTCAGATCATTGTAAGCCACGTCTTCTGGAAAAACTGGAAGAGGCTACCGGTGAAAGTATAGAAGAAATGAAAAAATACCTGTCAATGGAAGAATTCAACATTTTCTATGATGCTCCGGTACTGGTTATAATCCTTGGAAATAACGCAGCTATAACTGCGGACTATGATTGTACCCTTTGTGCTGAGAACATGATGCTTGCTGCTCATTCCATGGGAATCGGAAGTTGTTGGATAGGTTCTGCCTGTTTTGTTCAGGAAAGCGCTGAGCTGCTGGATGAGCTTGGAATCACTCCTGATTATAGGGTGGTTGCACCTATTGTTTTCGGCTATGAGGTTACGGTAACCGAAGAGCCACCCAAAAAAGAACCTCAGATTGTGTGGGTAAGGTAA
- a CDS encoding response regulator, which translates to MTGKDKILIVDDEKINIAVLTSYLTDNYDVITAYSGEEALKIVKNDVPDLILLDVVMPGMDGFDVCRIIKHDYKLDFIPIIMLTALTSRDDHQKGIEVGADDFLKKPADRFELDKKITALLRIKEQHDSLLRDRNKAYEYLDYVGVLIAVLDRDYKLIHINQKGADILGYNRNNIINRDWIDLIVSESYANFVKRKYDMLLDGIMDENECSEYPIMTITRKERLFKWHYSVLKDAKGNITNILMSGEDITEKRKDEIKLMEYARELQKSNDIKDLFTDVLRHDLLNPAGLIKSFTELLEETATSERQENLIANIKRSNIKLIELIENAAKLAKLESIDEMVFVKTNISQIINDVQDNFGQELKSKNMTLKIETFGQHQALANPMIEGVISNFISNAIKYSPQNTNITVKVENFTDKWKISVADQGDGVPDKDKEAVFTRFNRLHKESIKGSGIGLAIAKRIMDLHGESVGVVDNPEGHGSIFWFTLKKML; encoded by the coding sequence TTGACGGGGAAGGATAAAATACTGATAGTAGACGATGAGAAGATCAACATCGCTGTTCTTACATCGTACCTGACGGACAATTATGATGTGATTACAGCGTATAGTGGCGAAGAAGCACTAAAGATAGTGAAGAATGATGTGCCTGATCTCATCTTACTCGATGTTGTCATGCCAGGAATGGATGGGTTTGATGTATGCCGCATCATCAAACATGATTATAAACTCGATTTTATACCTATAATAATGCTTACAGCACTTACTTCGAGGGATGATCACCAGAAAGGCATAGAAGTTGGTGCAGATGATTTTCTTAAGAAACCTGCTGACAGGTTCGAGCTTGACAAGAAGATCACAGCACTTTTACGTATCAAAGAACAACACGACTCACTTCTGCGTGACCGCAATAAAGCATATGAATACCTGGACTATGTGGGTGTTTTAATAGCAGTTCTTGACAGGGACTACAAACTTATCCACATTAACCAGAAAGGTGCGGACATCCTTGGATATAACAGGAATAATATCATAAACCGGGACTGGATAGATCTTATTGTATCAGAGAGCTATGCAAACTTTGTTAAGAGAAAATATGACATGCTTCTGGATGGGATCATGGACGAAAACGAATGTTCCGAATATCCCATAATGACAATAACCCGCAAAGAAAGACTTTTTAAATGGCACTATTCAGTCCTGAAAGATGCAAAAGGAAACATCACAAACATCCTGATGTCAGGAGAGGACATAACCGAGAAGAGAAAGGATGAGATAAAGCTCATGGAATATGCCAGAGAGCTTCAGAAATCCAATGATATAAAAGATCTTTTTACCGATGTCCTCCGCCATGACCTGCTAAACCCTGCAGGACTTATCAAATCATTCACAGAACTTCTTGAAGAGACAGCGACCAGTGAGAGACAGGAAAATCTCATAGCGAACATTAAAAGGTCAAATATCAAGCTCATAGAGCTTATTGAGAATGCTGCAAAACTGGCAAAGCTTGAATCCATTGATGAAATGGTATTTGTAAAGACAAATATTTCTCAGATCATAAATGATGTACAGGACAATTTTGGGCAGGAACTGAAAAGTAAGAATATGACCCTGAAAATTGAGACTTTCGGCCAACATCAGGCACTTGCCAACCCAATGATCGAAGGAGTAATTTCTAATTTCATATCAAACGCTATCAAATACAGCCCGCAAAACACCAATATCACAGTAAAAGTAGAGAATTTTACAGACAAATGGAAGATCTCTGTGGCAGACCAGGGGGATGGTGTTCCTGACAAGGACAAAGAAGCTGTATTCACGCGTTTTAACCGTTTACACAAGGAAAGTATCAAGGGTAGCGGAATAGGGCTTGCTATTGCAAAAAGGATCATGGATCTTCACGGAGAAAGCGTTGGTGTTGTTGATAATCCGGAAGGGCATGGAAGTATATTCTGGTTTACCCTGAAAAAAATGTTGTAA
- the nifK gene encoding nitrogenase molybdenum-iron protein subunit beta: MLDYTPKEKVERNALVVNPAKICQPIGATYAALGIRNCMPHSHGSQGCLSYLRMALTRHFREPTIGTTSSFYEGTAVFGGASNLKKSLENIEAVYTPEVVAIHTTCLSETIGDDVGSIIESVREEELIDPSIKLCSASTPSYVGSHVTGYDNMVKSFVTTFAQKTKPNGKLNLIPGFVDPGDIREMKRILSIMNIPTIVFPDQTDVLDTGMGMERELFANGGTPIGDVEDSANSMGTIALCGMAGGAAATVFKNKFKMPVQIGPAPIGIRYTDRFVMKAAELANVAIPPELEQERARVVDMMTDAHPHFYGKKVAIFGDCDIIEGLTSLVLEMGMEPVVVLSGSISKAYVERVSEMVHPLYPNAQILDEADLFTLHQIIKNEPVDMLIGNTYGKHIALAEDIPLIRVGFPIMDRANLHHFPVMGYAGAARMIEWIGNTFLDIKDKTIPEEEIEVVQ; the protein is encoded by the coding sequence ATGTTAGATTATACACCAAAGGAAAAGGTGGAGAGAAATGCACTGGTTGTTAACCCTGCAAAGATCTGCCAGCCTATTGGCGCAACATATGCTGCGCTGGGTATACGCAACTGTATGCCCCACAGCCACGGTTCACAGGGATGTCTTTCATACCTGAGAATGGCTCTTACAAGACACTTCAGAGAACCAACCATCGGTACAACCAGCAGTTTCTATGAAGGTACTGCTGTATTCGGTGGTGCATCAAACCTTAAGAAGTCACTTGAGAACATTGAAGCTGTATACACACCAGAAGTAGTTGCAATCCACACTACATGTCTCTCAGAGACAATTGGTGACGATGTAGGCTCTATTATTGAATCTGTAAGGGAAGAAGAACTCATCGACCCATCCATCAAGCTCTGTTCAGCATCAACCCCAAGTTATGTGGGTTCCCACGTAACAGGTTACGACAACATGGTAAAGTCATTTGTCACAACCTTTGCACAGAAGACAAAGCCAAACGGCAAGCTGAACCTAATTCCTGGTTTTGTAGACCCAGGAGACATTCGTGAGATGAAGAGAATACTCTCCATCATGAATATCCCTACAATAGTCTTCCCTGACCAGACAGATGTCCTGGATACCGGAATGGGAATGGAAAGAGAACTGTTCGCAAATGGCGGAACACCAATCGGTGACGTAGAGGACAGTGCAAACTCCATGGGTACCATCGCACTCTGTGGAATGGCAGGCGGCGCAGCAGCAACCGTATTCAAGAACAAGTTCAAGATGCCAGTCCAGATCGGACCTGCACCAATAGGCATACGCTATACAGACAGGTTTGTCATGAAGGCAGCTGAGCTTGCAAATGTAGCAATCCCACCTGAACTTGAACAGGAAAGGGCAAGGGTTGTTGACATGATGACAGATGCTCACCCACACTTCTATGGTAAGAAGGTAGCCATATTCGGCGACTGTGACATAATAGAAGGTCTTACAAGCCTTGTGCTTGAAATGGGAATGGAGCCTGTTGTAGTTCTTTCGGGATCAATTAGCAAGGCTTACGTTGAAAGAGTCTCTGAAATGGTACACCCACTGTACCCTAACGCACAGATTCTTGACGAAGCTGACCTTTTCACACTCCACCAGATCATAAAGAATGAGCCTGTAGACATGCTGATCGGTAACACCTATGGTAAGCACATTGCTCTTGCCGAGGATATCCCACTGATCAGGGTAGGGTTCCCAATCATGGACAGGGCAAACCTGCACCACTTCCCGGTCATGGGATACGCAGGAGCAGCTCGCATGATCGAGTGGATAGGAAACACATTCTTGGACATCAAGGACAAGACAATTCCTGAAGAAGAAATAGAGGTCGTACAGTAA
- the nifE gene encoding nitrogenase iron-molybdenum cofactor biosynthesis protein NifE, whose protein sequence is MPDTTSVVDTLDERKPYIELKQANKSGELACDNTSIAGAMSQRACVYSGARVALNPVTDAVHLVHGPIGCASYTWDIRGSLSSDKETFRTSFSTDMKELDVVFGGEKKLSKSIDELVELYNPPVIFVYSTCIVGIIGDDLQAICKEATERTGIPVIPVQSEGFKGTKSDGYKAACHALMQLIGTKEPEITSEYRINILGDYNVAGDVWLVKPLFEKMGIQVITSMTGDATADSISKAHGAQLNLVQCSGSMTYLAKWMKKEYGIPFTKVSYFGIEDLSIALRSTAEFFGSEEMMNIAEEIIEQETNRIMPEIQEIRSRLEGKTAAIYMGGAAKALTLIKGFRELGMETVIIGTQTGKRDDYKQISYQVKDGTVIVDDANALELADLLVRQKADLMVAGVKERFLAFKLGVAFCDFNHDRVIEFEGYDGFLNFARELDTTVNSPVWRYVGSKIGDSCTGKNGAEETTDSTAKAGTIKKIDGDNNMQKINPITLQQEPVA, encoded by the coding sequence ATGCCAGACACTACAAGCGTGGTAGATACGCTGGATGAAAGAAAGCCATACATAGAGCTGAAGCAGGCAAACAAGTCAGGAGAACTTGCATGTGACAATACATCTATTGCCGGTGCAATGAGCCAGAGAGCCTGCGTATATTCCGGAGCACGTGTGGCACTTAATCCCGTAACCGATGCAGTCCACCTCGTGCACGGTCCTATAGGTTGTGCAAGTTACACCTGGGACATCAGAGGAAGCCTGTCAAGTGATAAGGAGACCTTCCGTACCAGTTTTTCAACTGATATGAAGGAGCTAGATGTTGTATTCGGTGGCGAGAAAAAACTCTCAAAGAGCATTGACGAACTGGTCGAATTATATAACCCACCTGTCATCTTTGTCTATTCAACCTGTATTGTCGGTATTATCGGCGACGACCTCCAAGCCATATGTAAGGAAGCCACAGAAAGAACAGGAATACCTGTGATCCCTGTCCAGTCAGAAGGATTCAAGGGTACCAAGTCCGATGGATATAAGGCAGCATGTCATGCACTTATGCAGCTTATCGGAACAAAGGAACCTGAAATTACATCTGAATACAGGATCAACATTCTTGGCGATTACAACGTAGCAGGAGACGTCTGGTTAGTAAAGCCCCTCTTTGAGAAGATGGGAATACAGGTCATTACTTCTATGACAGGAGATGCGACGGCAGATAGCATCTCAAAGGCACATGGAGCACAACTGAATCTGGTTCAGTGTTCAGGTTCCATGACATATCTCGCGAAGTGGATGAAGAAGGAATACGGGATTCCTTTCACAAAGGTCAGCTATTTTGGAATAGAAGACCTTTCAATAGCACTTAGGTCAACTGCTGAATTCTTCGGTTCAGAAGAAATGATGAACATTGCAGAAGAAATAATCGAGCAGGAAACAAACAGAATAATGCCTGAAATTCAGGAAATCAGAAGCAGACTTGAAGGGAAGACTGCAGCAATTTACATGGGCGGGGCGGCCAAGGCATTAACATTGATAAAGGGTTTCCGTGAACTCGGAATGGAAACCGTAATTATAGGAACACAAACCGGAAAGCGTGATGATTACAAGCAGATAAGTTACCAGGTAAAGGACGGAACCGTCATTGTAGATGATGCAAATGCTCTGGAACTTGCAGATCTTCTTGTAAGACAGAAGGCAGACCTCATGGTAGCAGGTGTCAAGGAAAGATTCCTAGCTTTCAAGCTTGGAGTAGCATTCTGTGACTTTAACCATGACAGGGTAATTGAGTTTGAAGGCTACGACGGATTCCTTAACTTTGCAAGGGAACTTGACACTACAGTCAACAGTCCTGTGTGGAGGTACGTAGGTAGCAAGATCGGAGACTCATGTACCGGTAAGAACGGGGCAGAAGAAACAACTGATTCAACTGCAAAGGCAGGAACAATCAAGAAGATCGATGGGGATAATAATATGCAGAAGATTAATCCCATTACATTACAGCAGGAGCCAGTGGCATGA
- a CDS encoding glutaredoxin family protein encodes MKKVVMYTLSTCPWCMRAKKFFREHDIPFEYTDYDKADDKTKEAIKEDCLAHGSEMSFPFVKIDDEVVVGYNPDKYTILLEL; translated from the coding sequence ATGAAGAAAGTAGTAATGTACACCCTGAGCACCTGTCCTTGGTGTATGAGGGCAAAGAAATTCTTCAGGGAGCATGATATTCCTTTTGAATATACCGATTATGACAAAGCGGATGATAAGACCAAGGAAGCCATAAAGGAGGATTGCCTTGCACATGGGTCTGAAATGTCATTTCCGTTTGTGAAGATCGATGATGAGGTTGTGGTTGGGTACAATCCTGATAAATACACTATATTACTGGAGCTTTGA
- the nifH gene encoding nitrogenase iron protein, producing MRQVAIYGKGGIGKSTTTQNLTGALATMGKKILLVGCDPKADSTRMLLGGLNQKTVLDTLRSEGDESIELDKLIQPGFGGIKCVESGGPEPGVGCAGRGIITSIGLLENLGAYEEDLDYVFYDVLGDVVCGGFAMPIREGKAQEIYIVASGELMAIYAANNICKGIQKYAKGGARLGGIICNSRNVDGERELLEAFAQRLGSQLIHFVPRDNIVQRAEINRKVVIEFDPESQQAEEYRTLARNIDNNEMFVVPTPLDMEDLEAMMVEFGIIEV from the coding sequence ATGCGACAAGTAGCAATATACGGAAAGGGCGGAATCGGAAAGTCAACAACAACTCAGAATTTGACCGGAGCACTCGCCACCATGGGCAAAAAGATACTGTTAGTAGGATGTGACCCAAAGGCAGACTCTACAAGAATGCTTCTCGGAGGTCTTAACCAGAAGACAGTACTTGACACCCTTAGATCAGAAGGCGACGAATCCATTGAACTCGACAAGCTTATCCAGCCAGGATTTGGCGGAATCAAGTGTGTAGAATCAGGCGGACCAGAACCTGGTGTAGGTTGTGCAGGAAGAGGTATTATCACCTCAATAGGACTCCTTGAGAACCTTGGTGCATACGAAGAAGATCTCGACTACGTATTCTATGACGTACTCGGTGATGTAGTATGTGGAGGTTTCGCAATGCCAATCAGAGAAGGAAAGGCACAGGAAATCTACATTGTAGCCAGTGGTGAACTTATGGCTATCTATGCAGCAAACAACATCTGCAAGGGTATCCAGAAGTACGCAAAGGGCGGCGCACGTCTTGGTGGAATTATCTGTAACAGTAGGAATGTAGACGGAGAACGTGAACTTCTCGAAGCATTTGCACAGAGGCTTGGAAGTCAGCTCATTCACTTCGTACCAAGAGACAACATTGTACAGCGCGCAGAAATCAACAGAAAGGTCGTCATCGAATTTGACCCAGAGAGCCAGCAGGCAGAGGAATACAGAACACTTGCAAGAAACATTGACAACAACGAGATGTTCGTCGTTCCAACACCACTCGACATGGAAGACCTCGAAGCAATGATGGTAGAATTCGGAATAATTGAAGTCTAA
- a CDS encoding ferredoxin-thioredoxin reductase catalytic domain-containing protein: MDNEKRKEQLRTWFSKVVDPLGYKFSPDEELVEFLLEQEVNIEKEKGSPFCPCQGLTGEREHDMKLVCPCIPFHREHYDAMKRCWCGMYVHKDVDNPDSLMQISLKEFLESKNKN, encoded by the coding sequence ATGGATAACGAGAAGCGTAAAGAGCAACTGAGAACCTGGTTCTCAAAAGTTGTGGACCCTCTGGGATACAAGTTCAGTCCCGATGAGGAATTAGTTGAATTCCTGCTTGAACAGGAGGTCAACATCGAAAAAGAAAAAGGGAGTCCGTTCTGTCCCTGTCAGGGACTTACGGGTGAAAGGGAACATGACATGAAACTTGTGTGTCCATGTATTCCATTCCACCGGGAACACTATGATGCGATGAAGCGTTGTTGGTGTGGTATGTATGTACATAAGGATGTTGATAATCCCGACAGCCTGATGCAGATCTCGCTGAAAGAGTTCCTGGAATCTAAAAATAAGAATTGA
- a CDS encoding nitrogenase component 1 yields MSERNYTTVNPCIMCQPIGSVMAFKGIEDSMVLLHGSQGCSTYMRLHLAHHFREPVDIGSSSLSEKGAVYGGSENLKKGLKNLILRYNPKVIGVSTTCLAETIGDDISRIISEFREEEGIGAERIIIPVPTPSYEESHNSGYIKAVEAIVKTFTMDESKKAIFNNKLNVVLSENISPEDTRELKHVFDSIVGHNSYILLPDISETFDAPMTGELHKIQPGGTTHADIADMKNSAATIGLGITNDNKAVNYLEQTFDIPSQNLPLPIGLEYTDRVLAALSNISGAEIPDEFQKERGRLIDAMVDSHKYVYGTKVAIYGDPNNVLGMLSLALENGMHPILVVASSKSPRFAEQAMERVKQVKPDCDVTILEDVDFDTFNDAVKKAKPQMLIGNSNGKYIAKEMNIPLIRFGFPIHDRVGAQRILTLGYKGAMRMLDRITNTILEVEDTELAAKWSEPESYVPLGESGFHSAEA; encoded by the coding sequence ATGAGTGAACGTAACTATACCACTGTAAATCCATGTATCATGTGCCAGCCTATTGGCAGTGTAATGGCTTTTAAGGGAATCGAAGATTCAATGGTCCTCTTACATGGATCACAGGGTTGCAGTACCTACATGAGACTGCACCTTGCACACCATTTCAGAGAACCTGTGGACATCGGTTCAAGTTCACTGAGTGAGAAGGGAGCCGTGTATGGCGGAAGCGAGAACCTGAAGAAGGGACTTAAGAACCTCATACTACGTTACAACCCGAAGGTCATCGGTGTCTCTACAACATGTCTTGCAGAGACAATTGGAGATGACATATCTCGCATAATCAGTGAATTCAGAGAAGAAGAAGGCATTGGTGCTGAAAGGATTATTATTCCAGTGCCAACACCAAGCTACGAAGAGAGCCATAACAGCGGATACATAAAGGCTGTTGAGGCAATTGTCAAGACGTTCACAATGGATGAGTCAAAGAAGGCAATATTCAACAACAAGTTAAATGTTGTACTTTCAGAGAATATCTCACCTGAAGACACAAGGGAACTTAAGCATGTGTTTGATAGTATTGTGGGTCACAACTCATACATACTCCTCCCTGATATCTCTGAGACTTTTGATGCTCCTATGACAGGAGAACTTCATAAAATCCAGCCAGGAGGAACAACTCATGCCGATATTGCAGACATGAAGAACAGTGCTGCAACCATCGGACTGGGAATTACCAATGATAACAAAGCGGTCAACTACCTTGAGCAGACTTTTGATATCCCTTCGCAGAATCTGCCCCTCCCGATAGGACTTGAATACACTGACAGGGTTTTGGCCGCATTGTCTAATATATCAGGCGCAGAAATACCAGACGAGTTCCAGAAGGAACGCGGAAGGCTTATTGATGCTATGGTAGACTCTCACAAGTACGTTTATGGAACTAAGGTAGCCATCTATGGTGATCCTAATAACGTACTTGGAATGCTTTCACTTGCCCTTGAAAACGGAATGCACCCTATTCTTGTGGTTGCTTCCAGCAAGTCCCCAAGATTTGCAGAACAGGCAATGGAAAGAGTGAAGCAGGTTAAGCCTGACTGCGATGTTACAATCCTTGAAGATGTTGACTTTGATACCTTCAATGACGCTGTCAAGAAGGCAAAGCCACAGATGCTTATTGGAAACTCCAATGGAAAGTACATTGCAAAGGAGATGAACATCCCATTAATTAGATTCGGGTTCCCCATCCACGACAGAGTCGGTGCGCAGAGGATACTGACACTTGGATACAAGGGAGCAATGCGCATGCTTGACAGAATTACCAATACTATCCTCGAAGTCGAGGATACTGAATTAGCTGCGAAATGGTCTGAACCGGAAAGCTACGTTCCGCTCGGCGAAAGTGGCTTTCACTCCGCAGAAGCGTGA
- the nifD gene encoding nitrogenase molybdenum-iron protein alpha chain, producing the protein MSSEVERSQQVIDDMMKIYPKKTEKDRRKHFTVKDSCETEQHIEANAKTVPGIMTNRGCAYAGGKGVVMGPIKDMVHITHGPIGCGYYTWGTRRNMAKAEEGGDNYMQYCFSTDMKETDIVFGGEKKLKEAIDDAMRIFKPGAISINATCPVGLIGDDIESVARNAEKDYPGLKVLALRCEGYRGVSQSAGHHVASNVIMEQLIGTEELENPTPFDINIFGEYNIGGDLWEVKQLFEKIGYRIVSSFTGDGSYHNISKAHMAKLSILLCHRSVNYTNRMMEEKYGVPWLKVNYVGVEGTKKTLRKMAEYFDNEELTKKTEEVIEEEMAKIQPELEKYKNKLQGKTAFIYAGGSRSHHYQNLFEDLGMKVLVAGYQFAHRDDYEGRQILDGLKEKASSGILEDLHYERDENFTPAISPERMAELKEKLGLMQYEGMLPEMKDGAIMVDDLNHHETEFLIKELKPDLFCSGIKDKYWAQKMGVPSRQIHSYDYSGRYTGFTGVLNFARDVDMAVNNPSWKLQKTPWKGE; encoded by the coding sequence ATGAGTTCTGAAGTAGAAAGATCACAGCAAGTCATCGACGATATGATGAAGATCTATCCTAAGAAGACTGAAAAGGATAGAAGAAAGCACTTTACAGTAAAGGACTCCTGCGAAACAGAGCAGCACATCGAAGCCAACGCCAAGACAGTCCCTGGTATAATGACAAACCGTGGTTGTGCCTATGCCGGTGGAAAGGGTGTGGTAATGGGACCTATCAAGGACATGGTTCACATCACACACGGCCCAATTGGCTGTGGTTACTACACCTGGGGAACCAGGCGTAACATGGCCAAGGCAGAAGAGGGCGGTGACAACTATATGCAATACTGTTTCTCAACAGACATGAAAGAAACAGATATTGTATTTGGTGGTGAAAAGAAGCTCAAGGAAGCAATTGATGATGCAATGAGAATCTTCAAGCCTGGAGCTATCTCCATCAATGCAACATGCCCGGTAGGACTTATCGGTGACGATATTGAATCCGTAGCACGTAATGCAGAAAAGGATTATCCTGGTTTAAAGGTACTGGCTCTTCGCTGTGAAGGATACAGAGGTGTAAGCCAGTCTGCAGGACACCACGTTGCAAGTAACGTAATCATGGAACAGCTCATCGGTACTGAGGAACTTGAGAACCCAACACCATTTGACATAAACATCTTTGGTGAATACAACATTGGTGGTGACCTCTGGGAAGTCAAGCAGCTCTTTGAGAAGATAGGATACCGTATAGTTTCAAGCTTTACTGGAGACGGTTCATACCACAACATCTCAAAGGCACACATGGCAAAGCTCAGTATCCTCCTCTGTCACAGGTCAGTTAACTACACTAACCGTATGATGGAAGAGAAGTACGGAGTTCCATGGCTCAAGGTCAATTACGTTGGTGTTGAAGGAACAAAGAAGACACTCAGGAAGATGGCTGAATACTTCGATAACGAAGAACTCACAAAGAAGACTGAAGAAGTAATTGAAGAAGAAATGGCAAAGATCCAGCCAGAACTTGAGAAGTACAAGAACAAGCTTCAGGGCAAGACAGCATTTATCTATGCTGGCGGTTCAAGGTCACACCACTACCAGAACCTCTTTGAAGATCTTGGAATGAAGGTACTTGTTGCAGGATACCAGTTCGCTCACCGTGATGACTACGAAGGAAGACAGATTCTTGACGGTCTGAAGGAAAAGGCATCAAGTGGAATTCTTGAAGACCTCCACTATGAGAGAGATGAGAACTTCACACCAGCTATCAGTCCAGAACGTATGGCAGAACTCAAGGAAAAGCTTGGCCTTATGCAATATGAAGGAATGTTACCAGAAATGAAGGATGGTGCAATCATGGTGGACGACCTTAACCACCACGAGACAGAATTCCTCATAAAGGAACTCAAGCCAGACCTGTTCTGTTCCGGTATCAAGGACAAGTACTGGGCACAGAAGATGGGTGTCCCATCCAGACAGATACACTCATATGACTACAGCGGTCGTTACACTGGATTTACTGGTGTACTGAACTTTGCAAGAGATGTAGACATGGCAGTAAACAACCCAAGCTGGAAGCTCCAGAAGACCCCATGGAAGGGAGAATAA
- a CDS encoding P-II family nitrogen regulator, translating into MKEITAIIRMNKVQKTLDALDECGYPSFTVEKVMGRGKQKGLCFEFNPPLPEQPEPELTHVPFVPKRMFTIVVDDQAADEIIQKIITINQTGHAGDGKIFVTDIPEAVRVRTGETGEEIVGRNVE; encoded by the coding sequence ATGAAGGAAATAACGGCGATCATCCGCATGAACAAGGTGCAGAAGACACTTGATGCCCTTGATGAATGTGGATACCCCTCATTCACCGTAGAAAAGGTGATGGGTCGCGGTAAGCAAAAGGGATTATGCTTCGAGTTCAACCCTCCACTTCCTGAACAGCCAGAGCCAGAGCTTACTCACGTGCCTTTTGTCCCAAAGAGAATGTTCACAATCGTTGTGGATGACCAGGCAGCTGATGAGATAATACAGAAAATAATCACAATAAACCAGACAGGCCATGCAGGAGACGGAAAGATCTTCGTTACAGACATACCTGAAGCGGTCAGAGTAAGGACCGGAGAAACTGGAGAAGAGATCGTAGGGAGGAATGTCGAATGA
- a CDS encoding P-II family nitrogen regulator: MQMIRAIIRPEKVVDVVDALEKEDFVSLTKTDVFGRGKQRGIHTAELQFNELPKTMLMLVVEDADKDKVLEIITASARTGKYGDGKIFVSPVESAYTVRTGASGL; the protein is encoded by the coding sequence ATGCAGATGATTCGTGCAATTATCAGACCAGAAAAGGTAGTTGATGTAGTAGATGCACTCGAAAAGGAAGACTTTGTCTCCCTTACCAAGACCGATGTATTCGGAAGAGGTAAGCAGAGAGGTATCCACACAGCAGAATTACAGTTTAACGAACTTCCAAAGACAATGCTTATGCTGGTAGTTGAAGATGCTGACAAGGACAAAGTTCTTGAGATCATCACTGCTTCAGCTCGCACAGGAAAGTACGGAGACGGTAAGATCTTCGTAAGCCCAGTAGAAAGCGCATACACAGTCCGTACAGGCGCAAGCGGACTTTAA
- a CDS encoding Rieske (2Fe-2S) protein, whose amino-acid sequence MKQEDNWIFAIKKDDLGNGEKKPLLIEGNKLLVLRIDDDFFAMSNKCPHMECPLSKGTLEEYVIKCPCHDWRFDVREGKFLDAEEIRVPIYETRIMEEGVFVNLRKEGAGK is encoded by the coding sequence ATGAAACAGGAAGATAACTGGATATTCGCCATTAAGAAAGACGATCTTGGTAACGGCGAAAAAAAGCCGTTGCTTATTGAAGGTAACAAATTACTTGTTCTAAGGATCGATGACGACTTTTTCGCAATGTCCAACAAATGTCCGCATATGGAGTGTCCTCTTTCAAAAGGAACTCTTGAAGAATACGTGATCAAATGTCCATGTCATGACTGGAGATTTGATGTCCGTGAAGGCAAATTCCTTGATGCAGAAGAGATCAGGGTACCTATCTATGAAACCAGGATTATGGAAGAAGGTGTTTTTGTAAATTTAAGGAAGGAAGGTGCAGGTAAATGA